From one Suricata suricatta isolate VVHF042 chromosome 8, meerkat_22Aug2017_6uvM2_HiC, whole genome shotgun sequence genomic stretch:
- the MUTYH gene encoding adenine DNA glycosylase isoform X3, with translation MKKPRTAVRTCRRKQASSQEGREKQVLSSSPVKPSTPDGEELRLSQGLARRQKEVVLRASVSPYHLFRDTAEVTVFRENLLSWYDREKRDLPWRRRAEGEVDPDRRAYAVWVSEVMLQQTQVATVIDYYTRWMQKWPTLQDLASASLEEVNQLWAGLGYYSRGRWLQEGAQKVVKLGGHVPHTAETLQKLLPGVGRYTAGAIASIAFGEATGVVDGNVVRVLCRVRAIGADPGSTFVSQQLWSLAQQLVDPARPGDFNQAAMELGATVCTPQHPRCSQCPVQSMCRAHQRVEREQLLASQSLPSSPDVEECAPSTGQCQLCAPPTEPWNQTLGVANFPRKASRRPPREECSAICVLEQLRALGGARILLVQRPKSGLLAGLWEFPSVTAEPSGRCPREALLQELQSWAGPLPATHLQHLGQVVHTFSHIKLTYQVYGLALEGQTPVTITPPGTRWLTREEFHTAAVSTAMKKVFRVYEGQRLGTCKRSKTSQVSTPSTRRKLSPGQQVLDSFFRPHIPTDASSLKSMAQ, from the exons ATGAAGAAGCCACGAACCGCTGTGAGGACTTGTCGCAGGAAGCAGGCATCCagccaggagggaagggagaagcagGTCCTTAGCAGCAGCCCGGTCAAGCCTTCTACCCCTGATGGTGAGGAGCTTCGTCTGAGTCAAG GCTTGGCCAGACGGCAGAAGGAAGTGGTACTGCGGGCCTCTGTCTCCCCATACCACCTATTCAGAGACACAGCTGAGGTCACAGTCTTTCGGGAGAACCTTCTGAGCTGGTATGACCGAGAAAAACGGGACCTGCCCTGGAGAAGGCGG GCAGAGGGTGAGGTGGACCCAGACAGGCGGGCGTACGCTG tGTGGGTCTCAGAGGTCATGTTGCAGCAGACCCAGGTTGCCACGGTGATCGACTATTATACCCGATGGATGCAG AAGTGGCCAACGCTGCAGGACCTGGCGAGTGCATCCCTGGAG GAGGTGAACCAGCTCTGGGCTGGCCTGGGCTACTACTCTCGAGGCCGGTGGCTGCAGGAGGGAGCCCAGAAG GTGGTAAAGCTAGGGGGCCATGTGCCACATACAGCAGAGACTCTGCAGAAGCTTCTGCCTGGCGTGGGGCGGTACACAGCTGGGGCCATTGCCTCCATTGCCTTTGGCGAG GCAACCGGTGTGGTAGATGGGAATGTAGTACGGGTGCTGTGCCGTGTCCGAGCCATTGGTGCTGATCCCGGAAGCACCTTTGTCTCCCAGCAGCTCTG GAGCTTAGCCCAGCAGCTGGTAGACCCAGCCCGGCCAGGGGACTTTAACCAAGCAGCCATGGAGCTGGGGGCCACAGTATGCACCCCACAGCACCCACGGTGCAGCCAGTGCCCTGTGCAGAGCATGTGCCGGGCACACCAGAGG GTGGAGCGGGAACAGCTCTTAGCCTCACAGAGCCTGCCAAGCAGTCCTGATGTGGAGGAGTGTG CCCCCAGCACTGGACAGTGCCAGCTGTGCGCGCCTCCCACGGAGCCCTGGAACCAGACCCTGGGAGTAGCCAACTTTCCCAGAAAGGCCAGCCGGAGGCCCCCTAGGGAGGAGTGTTCTGCCATCTGTGTTCTGGAGCAGCTCAGGGCCCTTGGGGGTGCTCGAATTCTGCTGGTGCAGAGGCCTAAGTCAG GTCTGCTGGCCGGACTGTGGGAGTTCCCGTCTGTGACTGCAGAGCCCTCAGGGCGATGTCCACGGGAGGCCCTGCTGCAGGAACTACAGAGTTGGGCTGGGCCCCTCCCAGCCACCCACCTCCAGCACCTTGGGCAG GTGGTCCACACCTTCTCTCACATCAAGCTGACATATCAAGTATATGGTTTGGCCCTGGAAGGGCAGACCCCAGTGACCATCACACCACCTGGCACTCGCTGGCTGACCCGGGAGGAGTTTCACACTGCAGCTGTCTCCACCGCCATGAAAAAG GTGTTCCGTGTGTACGAGGGCCAGCGGCTGGGGACCTGCAAG
- the MUTYH gene encoding adenine DNA glycosylase isoform X2, producing MKKPRTAVRTCRRKQASSQEGREKQVLSSSPVKPSTPDGLARRQKEVVLRASVSPYHLFRDTAEVTVFRENLLSWYDREKRDLPWRRRVSRQGAGTEGWHQPPSTLTPCPGLHWQAEGEVDPDRRAYAVWVSEVMLQQTQVATVIDYYTRWMQKWPTLQDLASASLEEVNQLWAGLGYYSRGRWLQEGAQKVVKLGGHVPHTAETLQKLLPGVGRYTAGAIASIAFGEATGVVDGNVVRVLCRVRAIGADPGSTFVSQQLWSLAQQLVDPARPGDFNQAAMELGATVCTPQHPRCSQCPVQSMCRAHQRVEREQLLASQSLPSSPDVEECAPSTGQCQLCAPPTEPWNQTLGVANFPRKASRRPPREECSAICVLEQLRALGGARILLVQRPKSGLLAGLWEFPSVTAEPSGRCPREALLQELQSWAGPLPATHLQHLGQVVHTFSHIKLTYQVYGLALEGQTPVTITPPGTRWLTREEFHTAAVSTAMKKVFRVYEGQRLGTCKRSKTSQVSTPSTRRKLSPGQQVLDSFFRPHIPTDASSLKSMAQ from the exons ATGAAGAAGCCACGAACCGCTGTGAGGACTTGTCGCAGGAAGCAGGCATCCagccaggagggaagggagaagcagGTCCTTAGCAGCAGCCCGGTCAAGCCTTCTACCCCTGATG GCTTGGCCAGACGGCAGAAGGAAGTGGTACTGCGGGCCTCTGTCTCCCCATACCACCTATTCAGAGACACAGCTGAGGTCACAGTCTTTCGGGAGAACCTTCTGAGCTGGTATGACCGAGAAAAACGGGACCTGCCCTGGAGAAGGCGGgtaagcaggcaaggggcagggacagaggggtgGCACCAGCCCCCCTCCACACTAACTCCTTGTCCCGGATTGCATTGGCAGGCAGAGGGTGAGGTGGACCCAGACAGGCGGGCGTACGCTG tGTGGGTCTCAGAGGTCATGTTGCAGCAGACCCAGGTTGCCACGGTGATCGACTATTATACCCGATGGATGCAG AAGTGGCCAACGCTGCAGGACCTGGCGAGTGCATCCCTGGAG GAGGTGAACCAGCTCTGGGCTGGCCTGGGCTACTACTCTCGAGGCCGGTGGCTGCAGGAGGGAGCCCAGAAG GTGGTAAAGCTAGGGGGCCATGTGCCACATACAGCAGAGACTCTGCAGAAGCTTCTGCCTGGCGTGGGGCGGTACACAGCTGGGGCCATTGCCTCCATTGCCTTTGGCGAG GCAACCGGTGTGGTAGATGGGAATGTAGTACGGGTGCTGTGCCGTGTCCGAGCCATTGGTGCTGATCCCGGAAGCACCTTTGTCTCCCAGCAGCTCTG GAGCTTAGCCCAGCAGCTGGTAGACCCAGCCCGGCCAGGGGACTTTAACCAAGCAGCCATGGAGCTGGGGGCCACAGTATGCACCCCACAGCACCCACGGTGCAGCCAGTGCCCTGTGCAGAGCATGTGCCGGGCACACCAGAGG GTGGAGCGGGAACAGCTCTTAGCCTCACAGAGCCTGCCAAGCAGTCCTGATGTGGAGGAGTGTG CCCCCAGCACTGGACAGTGCCAGCTGTGCGCGCCTCCCACGGAGCCCTGGAACCAGACCCTGGGAGTAGCCAACTTTCCCAGAAAGGCCAGCCGGAGGCCCCCTAGGGAGGAGTGTTCTGCCATCTGTGTTCTGGAGCAGCTCAGGGCCCTTGGGGGTGCTCGAATTCTGCTGGTGCAGAGGCCTAAGTCAG GTCTGCTGGCCGGACTGTGGGAGTTCCCGTCTGTGACTGCAGAGCCCTCAGGGCGATGTCCACGGGAGGCCCTGCTGCAGGAACTACAGAGTTGGGCTGGGCCCCTCCCAGCCACCCACCTCCAGCACCTTGGGCAG GTGGTCCACACCTTCTCTCACATCAAGCTGACATATCAAGTATATGGTTTGGCCCTGGAAGGGCAGACCCCAGTGACCATCACACCACCTGGCACTCGCTGGCTGACCCGGGAGGAGTTTCACACTGCAGCTGTCTCCACCGCCATGAAAAAG GTGTTCCGTGTGTACGAGGGCCAGCGGCTGGGGACCTGCAAG
- the MUTYH gene encoding adenine DNA glycosylase isoform X5: MKKPRTAVRTCRRKQASSQEGREKQVLSSSPVKPSTPDGEELRLSQGLARRQKEVVLRASVSPYHLFRDTAEVTVFRENLLSWYDREKRDLPWRRRVSRQGAGTEGWHQPPSTLTPCPGLHWQAEGEVDPDRRAYAVWVSEVMLQQTQVATVIDYYTRWMQKWPTLQDLASASLEEVNQLWAGLGYYSRGRWLQEGAQKATGVVDGNVVRVLCRVRAIGADPGSTFVSQQLWSLAQQLVDPARPGDFNQAAMELGATVCTPQHPRCSQCPVQSMCRAHQRVEREQLLASQSLPSSPDVEECAPSTGQCQLCAPPTEPWNQTLGVANFPRKASRRPPREECSAICVLEQLRALGGARILLVQRPKSGLLAGLWEFPSVTAEPSGRCPREALLQELQSWAGPLPATHLQHLGQVVHTFSHIKLTYQVYGLALEGQTPVTITPPGTRWLTREEFHTAAVSTAMKKVFRVYEGQRLGTCKRSKTSQVSTPSTRRKLSPGQQVLDSFFRPHIPTDASSLKSMAQ; encoded by the exons ATGAAGAAGCCACGAACCGCTGTGAGGACTTGTCGCAGGAAGCAGGCATCCagccaggagggaagggagaagcagGTCCTTAGCAGCAGCCCGGTCAAGCCTTCTACCCCTGATGGTGAGGAGCTTCGTCTGAGTCAAG GCTTGGCCAGACGGCAGAAGGAAGTGGTACTGCGGGCCTCTGTCTCCCCATACCACCTATTCAGAGACACAGCTGAGGTCACAGTCTTTCGGGAGAACCTTCTGAGCTGGTATGACCGAGAAAAACGGGACCTGCCCTGGAGAAGGCGGgtaagcaggcaaggggcagggacagaggggtgGCACCAGCCCCCCTCCACACTAACTCCTTGTCCCGGATTGCATTGGCAGGCAGAGGGTGAGGTGGACCCAGACAGGCGGGCGTACGCTG tGTGGGTCTCAGAGGTCATGTTGCAGCAGACCCAGGTTGCCACGGTGATCGACTATTATACCCGATGGATGCAG AAGTGGCCAACGCTGCAGGACCTGGCGAGTGCATCCCTGGAG GAGGTGAACCAGCTCTGGGCTGGCCTGGGCTACTACTCTCGAGGCCGGTGGCTGCAGGAGGGAGCCCAGAAG GCAACCGGTGTGGTAGATGGGAATGTAGTACGGGTGCTGTGCCGTGTCCGAGCCATTGGTGCTGATCCCGGAAGCACCTTTGTCTCCCAGCAGCTCTG GAGCTTAGCCCAGCAGCTGGTAGACCCAGCCCGGCCAGGGGACTTTAACCAAGCAGCCATGGAGCTGGGGGCCACAGTATGCACCCCACAGCACCCACGGTGCAGCCAGTGCCCTGTGCAGAGCATGTGCCGGGCACACCAGAGG GTGGAGCGGGAACAGCTCTTAGCCTCACAGAGCCTGCCAAGCAGTCCTGATGTGGAGGAGTGTG CCCCCAGCACTGGACAGTGCCAGCTGTGCGCGCCTCCCACGGAGCCCTGGAACCAGACCCTGGGAGTAGCCAACTTTCCCAGAAAGGCCAGCCGGAGGCCCCCTAGGGAGGAGTGTTCTGCCATCTGTGTTCTGGAGCAGCTCAGGGCCCTTGGGGGTGCTCGAATTCTGCTGGTGCAGAGGCCTAAGTCAG GTCTGCTGGCCGGACTGTGGGAGTTCCCGTCTGTGACTGCAGAGCCCTCAGGGCGATGTCCACGGGAGGCCCTGCTGCAGGAACTACAGAGTTGGGCTGGGCCCCTCCCAGCCACCCACCTCCAGCACCTTGGGCAG GTGGTCCACACCTTCTCTCACATCAAGCTGACATATCAAGTATATGGTTTGGCCCTGGAAGGGCAGACCCCAGTGACCATCACACCACCTGGCACTCGCTGGCTGACCCGGGAGGAGTTTCACACTGCAGCTGTCTCCACCGCCATGAAAAAG GTGTTCCGTGTGTACGAGGGCCAGCGGCTGGGGACCTGCAAG
- the MUTYH gene encoding adenine DNA glycosylase isoform X1 — translation MKKPRTAVRTCRRKQASSQEGREKQVLSSSPVKPSTPDGEELRLSQGLARRQKEVVLRASVSPYHLFRDTAEVTVFRENLLSWYDREKRDLPWRRRVSRQGAGTEGWHQPPSTLTPCPGLHWQAEGEVDPDRRAYAVWVSEVMLQQTQVATVIDYYTRWMQKWPTLQDLASASLEEVNQLWAGLGYYSRGRWLQEGAQKVVKLGGHVPHTAETLQKLLPGVGRYTAGAIASIAFGEATGVVDGNVVRVLCRVRAIGADPGSTFVSQQLWSLAQQLVDPARPGDFNQAAMELGATVCTPQHPRCSQCPVQSMCRAHQRVEREQLLASQSLPSSPDVEECAPSTGQCQLCAPPTEPWNQTLGVANFPRKASRRPPREECSAICVLEQLRALGGARILLVQRPKSGLLAGLWEFPSVTAEPSGRCPREALLQELQSWAGPLPATHLQHLGQVVHTFSHIKLTYQVYGLALEGQTPVTITPPGTRWLTREEFHTAAVSTAMKKVFRVYEGQRLGTCKRSKTSQVSTPSTRRKLSPGQQVLDSFFRPHIPTDASSLKSMAQ, via the exons ATGAAGAAGCCACGAACCGCTGTGAGGACTTGTCGCAGGAAGCAGGCATCCagccaggagggaagggagaagcagGTCCTTAGCAGCAGCCCGGTCAAGCCTTCTACCCCTGATGGTGAGGAGCTTCGTCTGAGTCAAG GCTTGGCCAGACGGCAGAAGGAAGTGGTACTGCGGGCCTCTGTCTCCCCATACCACCTATTCAGAGACACAGCTGAGGTCACAGTCTTTCGGGAGAACCTTCTGAGCTGGTATGACCGAGAAAAACGGGACCTGCCCTGGAGAAGGCGGgtaagcaggcaaggggcagggacagaggggtgGCACCAGCCCCCCTCCACACTAACTCCTTGTCCCGGATTGCATTGGCAGGCAGAGGGTGAGGTGGACCCAGACAGGCGGGCGTACGCTG tGTGGGTCTCAGAGGTCATGTTGCAGCAGACCCAGGTTGCCACGGTGATCGACTATTATACCCGATGGATGCAG AAGTGGCCAACGCTGCAGGACCTGGCGAGTGCATCCCTGGAG GAGGTGAACCAGCTCTGGGCTGGCCTGGGCTACTACTCTCGAGGCCGGTGGCTGCAGGAGGGAGCCCAGAAG GTGGTAAAGCTAGGGGGCCATGTGCCACATACAGCAGAGACTCTGCAGAAGCTTCTGCCTGGCGTGGGGCGGTACACAGCTGGGGCCATTGCCTCCATTGCCTTTGGCGAG GCAACCGGTGTGGTAGATGGGAATGTAGTACGGGTGCTGTGCCGTGTCCGAGCCATTGGTGCTGATCCCGGAAGCACCTTTGTCTCCCAGCAGCTCTG GAGCTTAGCCCAGCAGCTGGTAGACCCAGCCCGGCCAGGGGACTTTAACCAAGCAGCCATGGAGCTGGGGGCCACAGTATGCACCCCACAGCACCCACGGTGCAGCCAGTGCCCTGTGCAGAGCATGTGCCGGGCACACCAGAGG GTGGAGCGGGAACAGCTCTTAGCCTCACAGAGCCTGCCAAGCAGTCCTGATGTGGAGGAGTGTG CCCCCAGCACTGGACAGTGCCAGCTGTGCGCGCCTCCCACGGAGCCCTGGAACCAGACCCTGGGAGTAGCCAACTTTCCCAGAAAGGCCAGCCGGAGGCCCCCTAGGGAGGAGTGTTCTGCCATCTGTGTTCTGGAGCAGCTCAGGGCCCTTGGGGGTGCTCGAATTCTGCTGGTGCAGAGGCCTAAGTCAG GTCTGCTGGCCGGACTGTGGGAGTTCCCGTCTGTGACTGCAGAGCCCTCAGGGCGATGTCCACGGGAGGCCCTGCTGCAGGAACTACAGAGTTGGGCTGGGCCCCTCCCAGCCACCCACCTCCAGCACCTTGGGCAG GTGGTCCACACCTTCTCTCACATCAAGCTGACATATCAAGTATATGGTTTGGCCCTGGAAGGGCAGACCCCAGTGACCATCACACCACCTGGCACTCGCTGGCTGACCCGGGAGGAGTTTCACACTGCAGCTGTCTCCACCGCCATGAAAAAG GTGTTCCGTGTGTACGAGGGCCAGCGGCTGGGGACCTGCAAG
- the MUTYH gene encoding adenine DNA glycosylase isoform X4, whose amino-acid sequence MKKPRTAVRTCRRKQASSQEGREKQVLSSSPVKPSTPDGLARRQKEVVLRASVSPYHLFRDTAEVTVFRENLLSWYDREKRDLPWRRRAEGEVDPDRRAYAVWVSEVMLQQTQVATVIDYYTRWMQKWPTLQDLASASLEEVNQLWAGLGYYSRGRWLQEGAQKVVKLGGHVPHTAETLQKLLPGVGRYTAGAIASIAFGEATGVVDGNVVRVLCRVRAIGADPGSTFVSQQLWSLAQQLVDPARPGDFNQAAMELGATVCTPQHPRCSQCPVQSMCRAHQRVEREQLLASQSLPSSPDVEECAPSTGQCQLCAPPTEPWNQTLGVANFPRKASRRPPREECSAICVLEQLRALGGARILLVQRPKSGLLAGLWEFPSVTAEPSGRCPREALLQELQSWAGPLPATHLQHLGQVVHTFSHIKLTYQVYGLALEGQTPVTITPPGTRWLTREEFHTAAVSTAMKKVFRVYEGQRLGTCKRSKTSQVSTPSTRRKLSPGQQVLDSFFRPHIPTDASSLKSMAQ is encoded by the exons ATGAAGAAGCCACGAACCGCTGTGAGGACTTGTCGCAGGAAGCAGGCATCCagccaggagggaagggagaagcagGTCCTTAGCAGCAGCCCGGTCAAGCCTTCTACCCCTGATG GCTTGGCCAGACGGCAGAAGGAAGTGGTACTGCGGGCCTCTGTCTCCCCATACCACCTATTCAGAGACACAGCTGAGGTCACAGTCTTTCGGGAGAACCTTCTGAGCTGGTATGACCGAGAAAAACGGGACCTGCCCTGGAGAAGGCGG GCAGAGGGTGAGGTGGACCCAGACAGGCGGGCGTACGCTG tGTGGGTCTCAGAGGTCATGTTGCAGCAGACCCAGGTTGCCACGGTGATCGACTATTATACCCGATGGATGCAG AAGTGGCCAACGCTGCAGGACCTGGCGAGTGCATCCCTGGAG GAGGTGAACCAGCTCTGGGCTGGCCTGGGCTACTACTCTCGAGGCCGGTGGCTGCAGGAGGGAGCCCAGAAG GTGGTAAAGCTAGGGGGCCATGTGCCACATACAGCAGAGACTCTGCAGAAGCTTCTGCCTGGCGTGGGGCGGTACACAGCTGGGGCCATTGCCTCCATTGCCTTTGGCGAG GCAACCGGTGTGGTAGATGGGAATGTAGTACGGGTGCTGTGCCGTGTCCGAGCCATTGGTGCTGATCCCGGAAGCACCTTTGTCTCCCAGCAGCTCTG GAGCTTAGCCCAGCAGCTGGTAGACCCAGCCCGGCCAGGGGACTTTAACCAAGCAGCCATGGAGCTGGGGGCCACAGTATGCACCCCACAGCACCCACGGTGCAGCCAGTGCCCTGTGCAGAGCATGTGCCGGGCACACCAGAGG GTGGAGCGGGAACAGCTCTTAGCCTCACAGAGCCTGCCAAGCAGTCCTGATGTGGAGGAGTGTG CCCCCAGCACTGGACAGTGCCAGCTGTGCGCGCCTCCCACGGAGCCCTGGAACCAGACCCTGGGAGTAGCCAACTTTCCCAGAAAGGCCAGCCGGAGGCCCCCTAGGGAGGAGTGTTCTGCCATCTGTGTTCTGGAGCAGCTCAGGGCCCTTGGGGGTGCTCGAATTCTGCTGGTGCAGAGGCCTAAGTCAG GTCTGCTGGCCGGACTGTGGGAGTTCCCGTCTGTGACTGCAGAGCCCTCAGGGCGATGTCCACGGGAGGCCCTGCTGCAGGAACTACAGAGTTGGGCTGGGCCCCTCCCAGCCACCCACCTCCAGCACCTTGGGCAG GTGGTCCACACCTTCTCTCACATCAAGCTGACATATCAAGTATATGGTTTGGCCCTGGAAGGGCAGACCCCAGTGACCATCACACCACCTGGCACTCGCTGGCTGACCCGGGAGGAGTTTCACACTGCAGCTGTCTCCACCGCCATGAAAAAG GTGTTCCGTGTGTACGAGGGCCAGCGGCTGGGGACCTGCAAG